One region of Tamandua tetradactyla isolate mTamTet1 chromosome 6, mTamTet1.pri, whole genome shotgun sequence genomic DNA includes:
- the EPX gene encoding eosinophil peroxidase produces the protein MWVPSTRPSAAGGLRAEMQQLLALAGLLAILVLPLPCRGTAPASPRVVETSVLQDCIAEAKLLVDDAYNRTQRSFKQRLRSGLASPMDFLSFFKQPVAATREVVRAADYMHVALGLLKEKLQPQESRPFNVTDVLTEPQLRLLSQASGCAAQDQVENCGKKYRTITGRCNNRKRPWLGASNLALARWLPAEYEDGLSLPYGWTTGRRRNGFLLPLVRAVSNQIVRFPSERLTSDQGRALMFMQWGQFIDHDLDFSPESPARVTFAGGVNCETTCAQLPPCFPIKIPPNDPRIKNQRDCIPFFRSAPSCSGNCRNKVRNQINALTSFVDASMVYGSEDPLALRLRNRTNQLGLLAINTQFRDNGRALLPFDNLHEDPCLLTNRSVRIPCFLAGDTRSSETPKLAAMHTLFMREHNRLATELRRLNPRWNGEKLYHEARKIVGAMVQIITYRDFLPLVLGKARARRTLGSYQGYSSNVDPRVANVFTLAFRFGHTMLQPFMFRLDSQYRASAPNSRVPLSSVFFASWRIVYEGGIDPILRGLMAIPAKLNRQDSMLVDELRDRLFRQVRRIGLDLAALNMQRSRDHGLPGYNAWRRFCGLSQPRNLVQLSRVLKNRDLARKFLNLYGTPDNIDIWIGAIAEPLLPGARVGPLLACLFENQFKRVRDGDRFWWQKRGVFTKRQRKALSQISLSRIVCDNSGITTVSRDIFRTNIYPRGFVSCRHIPRLNLSAWRGR, from the exons ATGTGGGTGCCGAGCACTCGCCCATCTGCGGCTGGGGGACTCAGGGCAGAAATGCAGCAGCTTCTGGCCCTGGCAGGGCTCCTGGCCATACTTGTCCTCCCACTACCCTGCAGGGGCACTGCCCCAG CCTCCCCCAGGGTAGTGGAGACCTCAGTCCTGCAGGACTGCATAGCGGAGGCCAAACTGCTGGTGGATGACGCCTACAATCGGACTCAGAGAAG CTTCAAGCAGCGTCTTCGCAGTGGTTTGGCCAGCCCCATGGACTTCCTGTCCTTCTTCAAGCAACCAGTAGCAGCCACCAGGGAAGTCGTTCGGGCCGCTGATTATATGCATGTGGCCTTGGGGCTGCTGAAGGAGAAGTTACAACCCCAGGAGTCCAGGCCCTTCAATGTCACTG ATGTGCTGACGGAACCCCAGCTGCGCCTGCTGTCCCAGGCCAGCGGCTGTGCTGCACAGGACCAGGTCGAGAACTGCGGCAAAAAGTACCGCACCATCACTGGGAGATGCAACAACAG GAAAAGACCCTGGCTGGGGGCCTCGAACCTGGCCCTGGCCCGCTGGCTGCCAGCCGAGTACGAGGATGGGCTGTCGCTCCCCTATGGCTGGACCACTGGCAGGAGGCGCAACGGCTTCCTCCTCCCGCTT GTCCGGGCTGTCTCCAACCAGATTGTGCGCTTTCCCAGCGAGAGGCTGACCTCCGACCAGGGCCGGGCTCTCATGTTCATGCAGTGGGGTCAGTTCATCGACCATGACCTGGACTTCTCCCCCGAGTCCCCAGCCAGAGTGACCTTTGCTGGGGGTGTCAACTGTGAGACGACCTGTGCCCAGCTGCCCCCCTGCTTCCCCATCAAG ATCCCACCGAACGACCCTCGCATCAAGAACCAGCGTGACTGCATCCCCTTCTTCCGCTCAGCACCCTCATGCTCTGGAAATTGTAGGAACAAAGTCCGCAACCAGATCAACGCGCTCACGTCCTTCGTGGACGCCAGCATGGTGTACGGCAGCGAGGACCCGCTGGCCCTGCGGCTGCGCAACCGCACCAACCAGCTGGGGCTGCTGGCCATCAACACGCAATTCCGCGACAACGGCCGGGCCCTGCTGCCCTTCGACAACCTGCATGAGGACCCCTGCCTCCTCACCAACCGCTCCGTGCGCATCCCCTGTTTCCTGGCAG GTGATACCCGATCAAGTGAAACCCCCAAATTGGCGGCCATGCACACCCTCTTTATGCGAGAGCACAACCGGCTGGCCACTGAACTGAGACGCCTGAATCCCCGGTGGAACGGAGAGAAGCTGTACCATGAGGCTCGGAAGATTGTGGGAGCCATGGTCCAG ATCATCACCTACCGAGATTTTCTGCCCCTGGTTCTGGGCAAGGCCCGGGCCAGGAGAACCCTGGGGTCCTACCAGGGGTATTCCTCGAATGTGGACCCCCGTGTAGCCAATGTTTTCACCCTGGCCTTCCGCTTTGGTCACACCATGCTCCAGCCCTTTATGTTCCGGTTGGACAGCCAGTACCGGGCCTCAGCACCCAACTCCAGGGTCCCACTCAGCTCTGTCTTCTTTGCCAGCTGGCGGATTGTGTATGAAG GTGGCATTGACCCCATCCTCCGAGGCCTCATGGCCATCCCTGCCAAGCTGAACCGTCAAGATTCCATGCTAGTGGATGAGCTCCGGGACCGGCTGTTTCGCCAAGTGAGGAGAATTGGGCTGGACCTGGCAGCTCTCAACATGCAACGCAGCAGGGACCATGGCCTCCCAG GGTACAATGCTTGGCGGCGCTTCTGTGGGCTATCCCAGCCCCGGAATTTGGTACAACTTAGCCGGGTGCTAAAAAACCGGGACTTAGCAAGGAAGTTCCTGAATCTGTATGGGACACCAGACAACATTGACATCTGGATTGGAGCCATCGCAGAGCCTCTTTTGCCAGGGGCCCGAGTGGGGCCTCTTCTTGCATGTCTTTTTGAGAACCAGTTTAAAAGAGTCCGAGATGGAGACAG GTTCTGGTGGCAGAAGCGGGGTGTTTTCACCAAGAGACAACGCAAGGCTCTAAGTCAGATTTCCTTGTCGCGAATTGTGTGTGACAATAGTGGTATCACCACTGTTTCGAGAGACATCTTCAGGACCAACATCTACCCACGGGGCTTTGTGAGCTGCCGCCATATCCCCAGGCTGAATCTGTCAGCCTGGCGAGGGAGATGA